A region from the Corylus avellana chromosome ca7, CavTom2PMs-1.0 genome encodes:
- the LOC132186694 gene encoding GDSL esterase/lipase 1-like: MGSLSHLFCVLVSLLDPISCHGESKPEEDHKALFIFGDSLFDAGNNQYLNGSVEGGGAISWPYGETFFKHPTGRLSDGRLVPDFIAQFAKLPLLPPYLQPTEHRFTDGVNFASAGGGVLVQTHPGTINLPTQLSYFKTVVKSLRQKLGDVEAKKVLMRAVYLFSVGGNDYFSFSLENPNATQSYRRQYVGMVIGNLTSVLKEIYSLGGRKIAFQNAGPLGCLPSMKARNPHLGSECAKEPSALARLHNRALAEVLKKLESKLPGFKYSIFDYYNALGGRVNYPSKYGFENGKAACCGGGAYRGMNCGGGRNGTEPYELCSDPSEYVWFDGGHTTESANRQLAELIWSGAPNVVGPYNVKQLFGHA; this comes from the exons ATGGGGAGTCTAAGCCACCTTTTCTGTGTGCTTGTGAGCCTTCTCGACCCAATCAGCTGCCATGGTGAGTCAAAGCCTGAGGAAGACCATAAGGCCTTGTTTATATTTGGGGACTCCCTCTTTGACGCCGGCAACAACCAGTACCTCAATGGTAGCGTGGAAGGGGGTGGAGCCATCTCCTGGCCGTATGGGGAAACCTTCTTCAAGCATCCCACCGGGAGACTCTCCGATGGCCGCCTAGTCCCCGATTTTATTG CCCAGTTCGCGAAGTTGCCTCTACTTCCACCATACCTACAACCAACTGAGCATCGATTCACCGATGGGGTCAACTTTGCTTCAGCTGGAGGTGGTGTTCTTGTTCAAACCCACCCTGGAACG ATAAATCTCCCAACTCAGCTAAGCTATTTTAAGACTGTAGTGAAGTCACTGAGGCAAAAACTAGGTGATGTGGAAGCCAAGAAAGTGCTGATGAGAGCTGTATACTTGTTTAGCGTTGGAGGCAACGACTACTTTAGCTTTTCTTTAGAGAACCCGAATGCTACTCAGTCCTACCGAAGACAATATGTGGGGATGGTGATCGGCAACTTGACTAGTGTGCTCAAA gaAATATATAGTTTAGGAGGAAGGAAAATTGCATTTCAGAACGCAGGGCCCTTGGGTTGCCTACCATCCATGAAAGCAAGGAATCCCCATCTTGGTAGTGAGTGTGCCAAAGAACCCTCAGCTCTGGCAAGGCTACACAACAGAGCTCTAGCCGAAGTCCTTAAAAAGCTAGAGAGCAAGTTACCAGGattcaaatattcaatattTGATTACTACAATGCGCTTGGAGGCAGAGTTAATTACCCTTCAAAATATG gCTTCGAGAATGGTAAGGCTGCGTGTTGCGGTGGCGGGGCGTATAGGGGAATGAATTGTGGAGGTGGAAGAAATGGAACAGAACCATACGAGTTATGCAGTGATCCAAGTGAATATGTGTGGTTTGATGGTGGCCATACTACTGAATCAGCAAACCGCCAATTAGCTGAGCTGATATGGAGTGGAGCACCAAATGTCGTAGGGCCTTACAATGTGAAACAACTATTTGGACATGCATAA
- the LOC132186693 gene encoding GDSL esterase/lipase 1-like, protein MGSLCYLLCVLIVSLLNPISCHGQAKPEGEEHKALFVFGDSLFDAGNNQYLNGSVEGGGAISWPYGETFFKHPAGRLSDGRLVPDFIAQFAKLPLLPPYLQPIEHQFTDGVNFASAGGGVLVQTHPGTINLPTQLSYFKTVVKSLRQKLGDVEAKKVLMRAVYLFSIGGNDYFSFSTQNPNATQSYRRQYVGMVIGNLTSVLKEIYGLGGRKIAFQNAGPLGCVPIMKAMNPQLGSECAKEPSALARLHNRALANVLKNLESKLPGFKYSVFDYYNELEDRIKNPSKYGFKNGNSACCGSGAFRGRNCGKNETEPYELCSDPSEYVWFDGAHTTETANRQLAELIWSGTPNVSGPYNMKQLFGHAGPSHSISIH, encoded by the exons ATGGGGAGTCTATGCTATCTTTTGTGTGTGCTAATTGTGAGCCTTCTCAACCCAATCAGCTGCCATGGCCAGGCAAAGCCTGAGGGAGAAGAACATAAGGCCTTGTTTGTATTTGGGGACTCCCTCTTTGACGCCGGCAACAACCAGTACCTCAATGGTAGCGTGGAAGGGGGTGGAGCCATTTCCTGGCCGTATGGGGAAACCTTCTTCAAGCATCCCGCTGGGAGACTCTCCGATGGCCGCCTAGTCCCCGATTTTATTG CCCAGTTCGCCAAGTTGCCTCTACTTCCACCATATCTACAACCAATTGAGCATCAATTCACCGATGGGGTCAACTTTGCTTCAGCTGGAGGTGGTGTTCTTGTTCAAACCCACCCTGGAACG ATAAATCTCCCAACTCAGCTAAGCTATTTTAAGACTGTAGTGAAGTCGCTGAGGCAGAAACTAGGTGATGTAGAAGCCAAGAAAGTGCTGATGAGAGCTGTATACTTGTTTAGCATTGGAGGCAACGATTACTTCAGCTTTTCCACACAGAACCCAAATGCTACTCAGTCCTACCGAAGACAATATGTGGGGATGGTGATCGGCAACTTGACTAGTGTGCTCAAA GAAATATATGGTTTAGGAGGAAGGAAAATTGCATTTCAGAATGCAGGACCTTTGGGTTGCGTACCCATCATGAAAGCAATGAATCCTCAACTTGGTAGTGAGTGTGCCAAAGAACCCTCAGCTCTGGCAAGGCTACACAACAGAGCTCTAGCCAATGTCCTTAAAAACCTAGAGAGCAAGTTACCAGGATTCAAATATTCAGTATTTGATTACTACAATGAGCTTGAAGACAGAATTAAAAACCCTTCAAAATATG ggttcaaaaatgGTAACTCTGCGTGTTGCGGCAGCGGAGCGTTTAGGGGAAGGAATTGTGGGAAAAACGAAACAGAGCCGTATGAATTATGCAGTGATCCGAGTGAGTATGTGTGGTTCGATGGTGCCCACACTACTGAAACGGCAAATCGCCAGTTAGCTGAGCTGATATGGAGTGGAACACCAAATGTCTCAGGGCCTTACAATATGAAGCAACTATTTGGACATGC TGGCCCTTCTCATTCCAT